In Blautia sp. SC05B48, a single genomic region encodes these proteins:
- the modB gene encoding molybdate ABC transporter permease subunit, which translates to MAEFLSEINWSPLWISLKTGLAATVIAFFLGIFCARKIMKLKPGARAVLDGILTLPLVLPPTVAGFFLLLIFSLKRPFGSFLLDNFDIKIVQTWKGCVIAAAVIAFPLMYRNARAAFEQVDINLIHAGQTLGMSDSRIFWRVVMPAAGPGIASGTVLAFARAIGEYGATSMLAGNILGKTRTVSVAIASETAAGNYGTAGFWVIVIVLISFVIVALINIVSGRGMKTRRWI; encoded by the coding sequence ATGGCAGAATTTTTGAGCGAAATAAACTGGAGTCCTCTGTGGATTTCCTTAAAAACAGGTCTGGCAGCGACAGTGATCGCTTTTTTTCTGGGAATATTCTGTGCCCGAAAGATTATGAAACTGAAGCCGGGAGCCAGAGCAGTACTGGACGGGATCCTTACTCTTCCGCTGGTACTTCCTCCTACAGTGGCTGGATTTTTTCTGCTTCTGATCTTCAGCCTGAAAAGGCCCTTCGGAAGCTTTCTTCTGGATAATTTTGATATTAAGATCGTGCAGACCTGGAAGGGCTGTGTGATTGCAGCGGCAGTGATCGCATTTCCGCTGATGTACCGCAATGCACGGGCTGCTTTTGAACAGGTGGATATAAATCTTATCCATGCAGGTCAGACTCTGGGGATGAGCGACAGCCGGATATTCTGGCGAGTAGTCATGCCGGCGGCAGGACCGGGGATTGCATCCGGAACAGTGCTGGCATTTGCACGCGCGATCGGAGAATATGGCGCAACCTCCATGCTTGCCGGAAATATCCTTGGAAAAACCAGAACAGTTTCTGTTGCGATTGCATCAGAGACAGCAGCCGGAAATTACGGAACTGCAGGATTCTGGGTCATTGTGATCGTGCTGATCTCCTTTGTGATCGTGGCATTGATCAATATCGTATCCGGAAGAGGAATGAAGACAAGAAGGTGGATCTGA
- the modA gene encoding molybdate ABC transporter substrate-binding protein yields the protein MKKKILAALTAGILTTGLMTGTVFAADTEVKGDENLKGEVYAFIAASLSNSMEEIQKDFNELYPNVTIYYSADSSGTLQTQIEEGARCDLFFSAADKQMDALTEEKLTKEDTVKDLLENKVVLIKPKDGETKVTGFENITDAENMALAGEDVPVGQYSREIFSNLGIMDDVNKMEINECKNVTDVLAAVSERSNEVGVVYATDAASVTDKVDIIAEAPADSLKTPVLYPVGLIEDKEASEDDTKAAEAFLDYVESDAAIKVFEDYGFTAYEAEDSTASADSTSK from the coding sequence ATGAAGAAAAAAATCTTAGCAGCCCTTACCGCGGGAATTTTAACAACAGGCCTTATGACCGGAACTGTTTTTGCGGCAGACACAGAAGTGAAAGGTGATGAGAACCTGAAGGGAGAGGTTTATGCATTTATTGCTGCCAGCCTCAGCAATTCCATGGAGGAGATCCAGAAGGATTTCAATGAGCTTTATCCGAATGTAACGATCTATTACAGTGCAGACAGTTCAGGTACACTGCAGACACAGATCGAGGAAGGTGCACGCTGTGATCTTTTCTTTTCAGCAGCAGATAAACAGATGGATGCCCTCACAGAGGAAAAACTGACAAAGGAAGACACCGTTAAGGATCTTCTTGAGAACAAAGTCGTTCTGATCAAACCAAAGGACGGAGAGACAAAGGTAACAGGATTCGAGAATATCACAGACGCTGAGAATATGGCGCTTGCAGGAGAGGATGTTCCGGTGGGACAGTACTCCCGTGAGATCTTTAGCAATCTTGGAATCATGGACGATGTAAACAAAATGGAGATCAACGAGTGCAAGAATGTAACGGATGTACTTGCAGCAGTCAGTGAAAGAAGTAATGAGGTTGGTGTTGTATATGCGACAGATGCTGCATCTGTTACTGATAAAGTAGATATCATCGCAGAGGCGCCGGCAGACAGCCTTAAGACGCCGGTTCTTTATCCTGTGGGACTTATCGAGGACAAGGAAGCATCTGAAGACGATACCAAGGCAGCAGAGGCTTTTCTTGATTATGTAGAGTCTGACGCAGCGATCAAGGTCTTTGAGGACTATGGATTTACAGCATATGAGGCTGAGGACAGCACAGCTTCCGCAGACAGCACATCCAAATGA
- a CDS encoding TOBE domain-containing protein, with the protein MKLSARNQLKGKIININQGAVNSIVSIDIGGGNIITATISCAAVEELGLKVGSDAYAVIKATNVMVGIDE; encoded by the coding sequence ATGAAACTCAGTGCACGTAATCAGTTAAAAGGAAAAATCATCAACATCAACCAGGGAGCTGTAAATTCCATCGTTTCTATCGATATCGGTGGTGGAAATATCATCACTGCTACCATCTCCTGTGCGGCGGTGGAAGAACTTGGACTGAAAGTAGGCTCTGATGCTTACGCAGTCATCAAAGCAACCAATGTTATGGTAGGTATCGATGAATAA